In a single window of the Streptomyces sp. NBC_00353 genome:
- a CDS encoding GTP-binding protein has translation MLNLGILAHVDAGKTSLTERLLHAAGVIDEIGSVDDGNTQTDSLALERQRGITIKSAVVSFPIDDITVNLIDTPGHPDFIAEVERVLSVLDGAVLVVSAVEGVQAQTRVLMRTLQRLRIPTLIFVNKIDRGGAQYASVLRTVSDKLTRDVVAMGSVDGLGTRSARCTPYTDSDAGFTSRLTELLADRDDALLAAYVDGGASLPYSTLRSALVAQTGEALVHPVFFGSAITGTGVDALIGGIRELLPAAEGDVDGPVSGTVFKVERGSSGEKIAYVRMLSGTVRTRDRLPFGRDGGRGDSDAPDGRGGRCDGKVTAISVFDEGSTVRASSVRAGQIGKLQGLGDIRIGDSVGVPGAATTGHFFAPPTLESVVVPRAPAGRGELHLALAQLAEQDPLINLRQDDIRKEVSVSLYGEVQKEVIQATLADEFGIDVTFRETTTICVERPIGSGSAFEVGDTEHNPFLATIGLRVDPAPIGSGVEYRLEVELGSMPFSLMRAVEETVRSALRQGIHGWQVTDCIVTMTHSGYWPRQSHSHAVFDKSMSSTAGDFRNLTPLVLMAALQQAGTTVYEPMHRFRLELPADTLGPALPVIARLRAVPRTPAVQGASCVLQGEMPAARVHELHQQLPALTRGEGVLETAFDSYRAVVGTVPDRPRTDHNPLNRKEYLLHTVRRIAGQGDPR, from the coding sequence ATGCTGAACCTGGGAATTCTGGCGCATGTCGACGCCGGTAAGACAAGCCTGACCGAGCGGCTGCTCCACGCCGCCGGGGTCATCGACGAGATCGGCAGCGTCGACGACGGGAACACCCAGACCGATTCCCTCGCGCTCGAACGACAGCGCGGCATTACGATCAAGTCGGCCGTCGTCTCGTTCCCCATTGACGACATCACGGTCAATCTGATCGACACACCCGGTCACCCGGACTTCATTGCCGAGGTGGAGCGGGTTTTGAGCGTGCTCGACGGCGCGGTGCTGGTCGTCTCCGCCGTGGAGGGCGTGCAGGCGCAGACCCGCGTGCTGATGCGGACCCTGCAGCGGCTGCGCATTCCCACGCTCATCTTCGTTAACAAGATCGACCGCGGCGGTGCACAGTACGCGTCCGTTCTGCGGACCGTCTCCGACAAGCTGACCCGGGACGTGGTCGCGATGGGGTCGGTCGACGGGCTGGGGACGCGGAGCGCCCGCTGCACGCCGTACACGGACTCCGACGCCGGCTTCACCTCCCGGCTGACCGAGCTGCTCGCCGACCGCGACGATGCTCTCCTCGCCGCGTACGTCGACGGCGGCGCGTCGCTCCCGTACAGCACGCTCCGCAGCGCTCTGGTCGCGCAGACCGGGGAGGCACTCGTCCATCCGGTCTTCTTCGGATCGGCCATCACCGGGACGGGTGTGGACGCTCTGATCGGTGGGATCAGGGAGCTGCTGCCCGCGGCCGAGGGCGACGTCGACGGGCCGGTCTCGGGCACCGTGTTCAAGGTCGAGCGCGGTTCGAGCGGCGAGAAGATCGCGTATGTCCGGATGCTCTCGGGAACGGTACGGACCCGCGACCGGCTGCCGTTCGGCCGGGACGGCGGACGTGGCGACAGCGACGCGCCGGACGGGCGAGGCGGGCGCTGCGACGGCAAAGTCACCGCCATCAGCGTCTTCGACGAGGGCTCCACCGTCCGTGCCTCGTCGGTCCGCGCGGGGCAGATCGGGAAGCTCCAGGGGCTCGGCGACATTCGGATCGGCGATTCGGTCGGCGTCCCGGGCGCCGCCACGACCGGTCACTTCTTCGCCCCGCCGACGCTCGAATCGGTCGTCGTTCCCCGCGCCCCGGCCGGCCGGGGCGAACTCCATCTCGCACTCGCCCAGCTCGCCGAACAGGACCCGCTGATCAATCTGCGTCAGGACGACATCCGGAAGGAAGTGTCCGTATCGCTCTACGGTGAGGTGCAGAAGGAAGTCATTCAGGCGACGCTGGCCGACGAATTCGGGATCGACGTCACCTTCCGGGAGACCACCACCATCTGTGTGGAACGGCCGATCGGCAGCGGATCCGCTTTCGAGGTCGGGGACACGGAGCACAACCCTTTCCTGGCGACCATCGGACTGCGTGTCGATCCCGCCCCGATCGGCAGCGGAGTGGAATACCGGCTGGAGGTGGAGCTGGGATCCATGCCGTTCTCATTGATGAGGGCGGTCGAGGAAACGGTCCGTTCGGCGCTGCGGCAGGGAATTCACGGCTGGCAGGTCACCGATTGCATTGTCACGATGACGCATTCCGGCTACTGGCCCCGGCAGAGCCATTCGCATGCCGTATTCGACAAATCCATGTCGAGCACGGCCGGGGATTTCCGCAATCTGACACCGCTGGTCCTGATGGCCGCGTTGCAACAGGCCGGCACCACGGTGTACGAGCCGATGCACCGGTTCCGGCTGGAGCTTCCGGCGGACACGCTCGGCCCGGCCCTGCCCGTAATCGCCCGCCTGCGCGCCGTGCCGCGGACCCCGGCGGTGCAGGGCGCGTCGTGCGTGCTGCAGGGTGAGATGCCGGCGGCTCGGGTCCATGAGCTGCACCAACAGCTTCCGGCGCTCACGCGCGGCGAAGGCGTCCTGGAAACGGCCTTCGACTCGTACCGGGCGGTGGTCGGTACGGTCCCGGACCGTCCGCGTACCGACCACAACCCGCTCAACCGCAAGGAGTACCTGCTGCACACGGTGCGCAGGATCGCCGGGCAGGGGGATCCCCGGTAG
- a CDS encoding GNAT family N-acetyltransferase, translating to MTTGHSADATLCVGAEDPVLSTRLSEELTAFNNDATGAHDDRGLSVRVTDEAGELVAGLVGWTWGGCAGISEVWVRADRRHEGWGARLVRAAEDEAVARGCTSMIVSSMSFQAPGFYRRQGYRETGSGGGIPGGHTRHHFFKELGRTETVRGA from the coding sequence ATGACGACTGGACACAGCGCGGACGCGACCTTGTGCGTCGGTGCGGAGGACCCGGTGCTCTCCACCCGGCTGAGCGAAGAGCTGACCGCGTTCAACAACGATGCGACCGGCGCCCACGACGACCGCGGCCTCTCCGTTCGGGTCACCGATGAGGCGGGCGAACTGGTGGCCGGGCTGGTCGGCTGGACCTGGGGCGGTTGTGCCGGGATATCGGAAGTGTGGGTGCGGGCCGACCGGCGCCACGAAGGTTGGGGGGCCCGCCTGGTGCGCGCCGCCGAGGACGAGGCCGTGGCGCGCGGCTGCACGTCGATGATCGTCTCGTCGATGTCCTTCCAGGCGCCCGGCTTCTACCGTCGGCAGGGCTATCGGGAGACCGGCAGCGGCGGAGGGATCCCGGGCGGCCACACCCGTCATCATTTCTTCAAGGAGTTGGGGCGGACGGAGACCGTCAGGGGCGCTTAG
- the bla gene encoding class A beta-lactamase, whose amino-acid sequence MSWQKSCRTKERHTTVRSIGARATRRTILAAGAASAVSLSPPANAASTVRTSPTASGAAARAARQLRALEREHSARLGAYAHDTATGRTVVYRPDERFPMCSLFKTIGAAAVLRDLDRNGEFLARRIRYTAQYVEASGNSPITGRAENLSHGMTVADLCAYSITHSDNTAANLLLRELGGPGAVTRFCRSIGDPVTRLDRWEPELNSAEPWRETDTTTPRAVGRTYARLVLGDALVPCDRRLLTGWLLANTTSGERFRAGLPADWTVADKTAGGSYGGNNNVGIAWPPGRPPVVLAVMTTKPDRDAPADNPLVAGTAGVLAAALSRPPTAAPGRWPMPPA is encoded by the coding sequence ATGTCCTGGCAGAAGTCCTGCCGTACGAAGGAAAGGCACACGACTGTGCGATCCATCGGAGCCCGCGCGACCCGCCGGACGATCCTGGCCGCCGGGGCCGCAAGCGCCGTGTCCCTGTCGCCCCCCGCGAACGCCGCCTCGACCGTGCGCACTTCCCCGACAGCGTCCGGCGCGGCGGCGCGGGCCGCCCGGCAGTTGCGCGCCCTGGAGCGGGAGCACTCCGCCCGGCTCGGCGCCTACGCCCATGACACCGCCACGGGCCGCACGGTGGTGTACCGACCGGACGAGCGCTTCCCGATGTGCTCCTTGTTCAAGACCATCGGCGCGGCGGCGGTCCTTCGTGATCTGGACCGCAACGGCGAGTTCCTGGCCCGCCGCATCCGCTACACCGCGCAGTACGTCGAGGCCTCGGGCAACTCGCCGATCACCGGCAGGGCCGAGAACCTCTCCCACGGGATGACGGTCGCCGACCTGTGCGCGTACTCCATCACGCACAGCGACAACACCGCGGCCAACCTCCTCCTCCGAGAACTGGGCGGCCCCGGCGCCGTCACCCGCTTCTGCCGCTCCATCGGCGACCCGGTCACCCGCCTCGACCGCTGGGAGCCCGAGCTGAACTCGGCGGAGCCATGGCGCGAGACCGACACCACCACGCCTCGTGCCGTCGGACGCACCTACGCTCGCCTCGTCCTGGGAGACGCACTCGTTCCCTGCGACCGTCGGCTGCTCACCGGCTGGCTGCTCGCCAACACCACCAGCGGTGAACGCTTCCGCGCCGGGCTTCCCGCCGACTGGACCGTCGCCGACAAGACCGCCGGCGGCAGCTACGGCGGCAACAACAACGTCGGCATCGCCTGGCCCCCCGGCCGCCCGCCGGTCGTCCTGGCCGTGATGACCACCAAGCCCGATCGGGACGCTCCCGCCGACAACCCCCTGGTCGCCGGAACGGCGGGCGTTCTGGCTGCGGCCTTGAGTCGACCGCCGACGGCTGCACCGGGGAGGTGGCCCATGCCACCGGCCTGA
- a CDS encoding class F sortase, whose translation MAAPQSSDSNPSPSGTSSSTFGRTLLWPAAAAGLGLLMIFNSFGTAEDNKPLTAPSVAAPAPAPAAGPAAPPAPSAAASPTPTGLFMPRSNPTKLQIPSIAVKAPFTPLSLGAKGQLNAPPPNDTNLVGWYKGGVTPGERGAAIVAGHVDTTTGPAVFLQLQFVKQGATVDITRADGSVATFKVDSVEKFSKASFPDELVYADTPNAQLRLITCGGTYDRKAKDYKDNVVVFAHLDSTKRP comes from the coding sequence ATGGCCGCCCCGCAGTCGTCCGATTCGAACCCCTCTCCATCCGGCACCAGCTCTTCCACCTTCGGCCGCACCCTGCTCTGGCCCGCAGCAGCAGCCGGACTGGGCCTGCTCATGATCTTCAACTCGTTCGGCACTGCCGAGGACAACAAGCCGCTGACCGCGCCCTCGGTGGCAGCTCCCGCCCCCGCCCCCGCCGCCGGCCCCGCCGCCCCTCCCGCTCCGTCGGCCGCCGCCTCCCCCACCCCGACGGGGCTGTTCATGCCGCGTTCCAACCCGACGAAGCTTCAGATCCCGTCGATCGCGGTCAAGGCACCCTTCACACCGCTGTCCCTCGGCGCGAAGGGGCAGCTCAACGCCCCGCCGCCGAACGACACCAACCTGGTCGGCTGGTACAAGGGCGGAGTGACACCCGGTGAGCGCGGCGCGGCGATCGTCGCCGGTCACGTCGACACGACGACCGGACCGGCGGTGTTCCTTCAGCTCCAGTTCGTGAAGCAAGGCGCCACAGTCGACATCACGAGGGCGGACGGCAGCGTCGCCACGTTCAAGGTCGACTCCGTCGAGAAGTTCAGCAAGGCGAGCTTCCCTGACGAGCTGGTGTACGCCGACACTCCGAACGCGCAGCTGCGGCTGATCACATGCGGCGGCACCTACGACAGGAAGGCCAAGGACTACAAGGACAACGTCGTGGTGTTCGCCCATCTCGACTCGACTAAGCGCCCCTGA